One Thermoanaerobaculia bacterium DNA window includes the following coding sequences:
- a CDS encoding BON domain-containing protein has protein sequence METLTSTKTDAQIQQDVLRELRWDLRVAETEVGVEVHEGIVTLTGTVDSFAKKLAAREAAHRVAGVLDVADDVEVKLPGLLTRNDTDLARAVRHALEWDVFIPDTKIRSTVANGWVTLEGTVESLVDRDDAERAVRRLHGVRGVIDNIVVNAPKIEPNKIRKAIEDTLERRADREANRIEVRVIEGKVTLDGRVHSFPEKEAVLGAVRNAPGVKLVTDNLRIEPYF, from the coding sequence ATGGAAACCTTGACCAGCACCAAAACCGACGCTCAAATCCAGCAGGACGTCCTTCGCGAGCTCCGATGGGACCTGAGGGTTGCCGAAACCGAGGTCGGCGTGGAAGTTCACGAGGGCATCGTGACCCTGACGGGAACGGTGGACAGTTTCGCGAAGAAGCTCGCCGCGAGGGAAGCGGCGCATCGTGTGGCGGGTGTCCTCGACGTCGCCGACGACGTGGAGGTGAAGCTCCCGGGTCTCCTCACCCGCAACGACACGGACCTCGCCCGCGCGGTCCGGCACGCGTTGGAATGGGACGTGTTCATCCCGGACACGAAGATTCGTTCCACGGTCGCCAACGGCTGGGTGACCCTCGAAGGGACGGTCGAATCGCTCGTCGACCGCGACGACGCGGAGCGCGCGGTGCGCCGTCTCCACGGGGTTCGGGGAGTCATCGACAACATCGTCGTCAACGCCCCGAAGATCGAGCCCAACAAGATCCGCAAGGCGATCGAGGACACGCTGGAGCGGCGCGCCGACCGGGAGGCGAACCGGATCGAGGTCCGCGTGATCGAGGGGAAGGTGACGCTCGACGGACGCGTCCACTCCTTCCCCGAGAAGGAGGCGGTCCTCGGCGCCGTGCGCAACGCGCCCGGCGTCAAGCTCGTGACCGACAATCTCCGGATCGAACCGTACTTCTGA